A window from Calliopsis andreniformis isolate RMS-2024a chromosome 5, iyCalAndr_principal, whole genome shotgun sequence encodes these proteins:
- the LOC143178917 gene encoding uncharacterized protein LOC143178917, whose translation MQASKASKRARQAGGQASQASRQASWLPARDVERRERRAKEGIHDEQRTGRGWDESEKRGEGRGIDRTTRTEREYIPQHGSMRRRGRWIYRRENSMLSTIVDEIRRSTQ comes from the exons ATGCAAGCAAGTAAAGCAAGCAAACGAGCAAGGCAGGCAGGCGGTCAGGCCAGCCAGGCAAGCAGACAGGCAAGCTGGCTGCCAGCGAGAGACGTggagaggagagagagaagAGCGAAAGAGGGGATACATGACGAGCAGAGGACGGGAAGAGGTTGGGACGAGAGCGAGAAACGGGGTGAAGGGAGAGGGATCGATAGAACGACGAGGACGGAGCGAGAGTATATACCGCAGCACGGCAGCATGAGGCGTCGTGGACG GTGGATATACAGGCGCGAGAACAGCATGCTTTCGACAATCGTCGACGAGATACGTCGGTCCACGCAATGA
- the Enoph gene encoding enolase-phosphatase E1: MAGEKRTQDQEETLLSETVILVDIEGTTTSISFVKDTLFPYVRENLKKYVETKWEDEEFKQDFEKLKEQAKKDEEDKIEGFVPITGANTEEEKEKLIKNILWQMDGDRKTGALKQLQGHMWREAYNSGAVKAHVYEDVPKALESWTNDGRKVYVYSSGSVEAQKLLFGHSVHGDLLKYFSGYFDTEVGAKQESSSYKNILNKVGVEASNVIFLTDVVKEAAAAKKAGLSVVVVLREGNAALTDEDRVTYTTIKSFLDLTFQVSTKRQKLETTETSENTSKNATDTTEPMDTSEDVEMSDVSEKKVEKAETKEVAQSETTECLKDQPPKETQATNAKTEEPMVTDAKDVPSSEKVMESVSTEKVETQPPEVSTKLDVCENAPATNDNAESTLTTSKSDTEKSMDSEKVEKSNVTEKVAEATPVETTPTANVPVDKATCEPKSKSEEVSITENKTDESTSIAKETKAEDTKMSDVKPTENTLQEKNNSNSVEVKPEECAKKADKDANEESTDKVVINSSKTETQKIESEEPATKSTQEVTKTEEKPAENGDVSLTNVEKVTAPTITEPEATSSKTDANVEAKSAAEAVTEAKPETESEPVKDDQPKAKEAEDAAVVPDAEKTEASAEASKQESTEKSAKEETVVDEVKDTKDTKDTNTVDPEKKKLNGTTQNGDTDVPVSDDKLHRNGLNEGSSTENVNSSATESTSAQNGEPENSSEANAESIKVKKVVDSTVADGAGEPDVVPPVVVAATS, encoded by the exons ATGGCCGGGGAGAAGCGTACTCAGGACCAAGAGGAGACTTTGCTATCGGAAACGGTGATATTGGTTGATATCGAAGGCACCACGACAAGCATAAGCTTCGTGAAG GATACATTATTCCCGTACGTGCGTGAGAATTTGAAGAAATATGTCGAAACTAAGTGGGAGGATGAGGAATTCAAGCAGGATTTTGAGAAATTGAAGGAACAG GCAAAGAAAGATGAAGAAGACAAAATTGAAGGTTTTGTACCAATTACTGGTGCCAATACAgaagaagagaaagaaaaacttataaaaaatatattatggcAAATGGATGGTGACCGTAAAACTGGTGCATTGAAACAATTGCAGGGACATATGTGGCGTGAAGCTTATAACTCTGGAGCAGTCAAAGCACA TGTTTATGAAGATGTGCCAAAAGCATTAGAATCATGGACAAATGATGGTAGAAAAGTTTACGTTTATTCAAGTGGTAGTGTGGAAGCACAAAAGCTTTTATTTGGACATTCTGTGCATGGTGACTTACTTAAG TATTTCAGTGGCTATTTTGATACTGAAGTAGGAGCAAAACAGGAATCGAGTAGTTATAAAAACATATTAAATAAAGTTGGTGTGGAAGCATCCAATGTAATTTTCTTGACTGATGTCGTTAAAG AAGCTGCGGCTGCTAAAAAAGCAGGTTTATCAGTAGTTGTAGTACTACGCGAGGGTAATGCTGCTCTTACAGATGAAGACAGAGTAACTTATACAACTATTAAGTCATTCCTGGACTTAACATTTCAAGTGTCCACAAAGCGACAAAAGTTAGAAACAACGGAAACGTCAGAAAATACAAGCAAGAATGCCACTGATACTACTGAACCAATGGATACCTCTGAAGATGTTGAAATGTCAGATGTTAGCGAGAAAAAAGTCGAAAAAGCAGAAACGAAGGAAGTTGCTCAATCAGAAACAACTGAATGTTTGAAGGATCAGCCACCGAAAGAAACTCAAGCCACAAATGCAAAAACAGAAGAACCTATGGTTACCGACGCAAAGGACGTACCGAGCTCTGAAAAGGTAATGGAAAGTGTATCGACAGAAAAGGTAGAAACCCAGCCACCAGAGGTGAGTACAAAATTAGATGTTTGTGAAAATGCACCTGCCACGAACGATAACGCTGAATCGACACTAACAACTTCGAAAAGTGATACGGAAAAGTCGATGGATTCTGAAAAGGTAGAGAAATCAAATGTAACAGAAAAAGTTGCAGAAGCAACGCCTGTAGAGACGACTCCTACTGCCAATGTTCCCGTGGATAAAGCGACATGCGAGCCTAAATCAAAGTCTGAAGAAGTTTCTATTACAGAGAATAAGACTGACGAATCTACAAGTATCGCTAAGGAAACAAAAGCTGAAGATACTAAAATGTCAGATGTTAAACCTACTGAAAACACATTGCAAGAAAAGAACAATAGTAATAGTGTAGAAGTGAAACCAGAAGAATGTGCCAAGAAGGCTGATAAAGACGCAAATGAGGAGTCCACTGACAAAGTTGTAATTAATTCTAGTAAAACAGAAACTCAAAAAATAGAAAGTGAAGAACCTGCGACAAAATCTACGCAAGAAGTCACAAAAACAGAGGAAAAACCTGCAGAAAATGGCGATGTTTCATTAACGAATGTGGAGAAAGTTACTGCGCCAACGATAACAGAACCAGAAGCTACTAGTAGCAAAACAGATGCAAACGTTGAAGCAAAAAGTGCAGCGGAAGCAGTTACGGAAGCAAAACCAGAAACGGAATCAGAACCCGTGAAAGATGATCAGCCTAAAGCGAAAGAAGCAGAAGACGCAGCAGTAGTGCCTGATGCCGAAAAGACTGAAGCCAGCGCTGAAGCATCAAAACAGGAATCAACAGAGAAATCGGCAAAGGAAGAAACGGTAGTGGACGAAGTGAAAGACACGAAAGACACGAAAGACACAAACACAGTGGATCCCgaaaagaaaaaattaaatgGTACAACACAAAATGGAGACACagatgtgccagtgtcagatgatAAATTGCACAGAAACGGACTGAATGAGGGATCATCGACTGAGAATGTTAATTCGTCAGCAACTGAAAGTACATCTGCACAGAATGGTGAACCAGAGAATTCCTCAGAGGCTAATGCAGAATCTATAAAAGTCAAAAAAGTCGTTGATTCTACAGTAGCCGACGGTGCTGGCGAACCTGACGTTGTTCCCCCTGTAGTTGTAGCTGCGACGTCTTAA
- the LOC143179759 gene encoding uncharacterized protein LOC143179759, producing the protein MDALEDALICRLCGKNLLEGKCKDIFEGSADLMQKIKEILPISISIDDNGSKYICLPCYDKIILYYKFVQDVVEHSKTLDSTTKIKTFFDLSKEVSEFSKIHSDAVYTCPNCNVGLMILLVNNSQGCDYTFQISLAMVNHSDKDHPMREKSIQIHKNMLDFDNTKKNNINLNNENDTKSSEICENMTSQVSLALPVLEQNDDISYKEVLCDEQTLKSEIQRNRKRKHELISYDHSIVTSKIQKLEKTYVFNENVENYDYNSTEVYTPSLKYVCRLCGARYLSRLKYEFHMERHKVGKICKYECTVCDKEASSENLLWDHYFHAHKSLQRYICIECGKIFTKRSRLNGHQKNYKHTGIKQIQVDTSENTISDDTMQKVTVAAKQDKTSINCNLCGKSISDLDPDAINDLVTCANCEDSTLSLMVDGNETKVISPRQYHCSKCPKHFVRKERLEFHEMRHNENMNEFICSTCGKEFRAENSLYEHYLFVHKGARPHICELCGKSFQLKARLKEHHRTHTGERPYQCEICGQRCRTTNALKLHRKIHFSQNRYTCNICNKSFSKKQNMNEHLEKHWKNDKSVTLPQLFTCPICLENFPTYRMLKYHMMEVHKINNQDPILTVQKPWYECSECHEKFKHQMSLKAHKEKVHEGRINLTYQCDICNAIYRVKQLLVNHIKSKHNGEKRYKCAQCEKGFNDTKSLYNHVLLHTGKKPFACEYCNMSFRRKDSRDHHRRKHTGEQPYQCPDCGESFSTYNNRSKHRKREHGEGEGEGEGEGEAEGEAEGEGGDPECPECGEKCNNQQEIRIHLNKHLGEKLKKLQSIKSEEI; encoded by the exons ATGGATGCACTAGAAGATGCATTAATATGTCGTTTGTGTGGCAAAAATCTCTTGGAGGGAAAATGCAAAGATATCTTTGAAGGATCAGCTGATTTGATGCAAAAAATAAAAGAGATTTTACCAATTTCA ATATCTATCGATGATAATGGTTCAAAATACATATGCTTGCCATGCTACGATAAAATTATTCTTTACTACAAATTTGTgcaagatgtagtggagcattcAAAAACATTAGAcagtacaacaaaaataaaaactttttttgatTTGTCCAAAGAAGTATCTgagttttcaaaaattcatagtGATGCTGTATATACATGTCCAAACTGTAATGTAGGTTTAATGATTTTATTAGTCAATAATTCACAAGGCTGTGATTATACCTTCCAAATTTCCTTAGCTATGGTAAATCATTCTGATAAAGATCATCCTATGAGGGAAAAAAGTAtacaaatacataaaaatatgttGGACTTTGATAATACcaagaaaaacaatataaatttgaataatgaaaatgatacaaaaagttcagaaatttgtgaaaACATGACAAGCCAAGTAAGTTTGGCATTGCCTGTGTTAGAACAAAATGATGATATCAGTTATAAGGAGGTATTATGTGACGAACAAACTTTAAAAAGTGAGATACaaagaaatagaaaaagaaaacaTGAACTTATTTCATATGATCATTCTATTGTAAcatcaaaaatacaaaagttggaAAAAACATATGTATTTAATGAAAATGTAGAAAATTATGACTATAATTCTACAGAAGTGTATACACCCTCTTTAAAGTATGTATGCAGACTATGTGGGGCACGTTATCTTTCACGACTGAAGTATGAGTTTCATATGGAGAGACACAAAGTAGGAAAAATATGTAAGTATGAATGTACTGTATGTGATAAGGAAGCAAGTAGTGAGAATTTATTAtgggaccattattttcacgcacACAAAAGTTTACAACGTTATATTTGCATAGAATGTgggaaaatatttacaaaacgGTCTAGATTAAATGGTCATCAGAAAAATTATAAACATACAGGTATAAAACAGATACAAGTTGATACTAGTGAGAATACTATTAGTGATGATACTATGCAAAAAGTTACAGTGGCAGCAAAACAAGACAAAACTTCTATAAATTGTAATCTCTGTGGAAAATCAATTTCAGATTTAGATCCAGATGCTATTAATGACTTAGTTACATGTGCTAATTGTGAAGATTCTACACTTTCTTTGATGGTAGATGGAAACGAAACAAAAGTAATATCTCCTAGACAGTATCATTGTTCTAAATGCCCTAAACATTTTGTTCGAAAAGAAAGGCTGGAATTTCACGAAATGAGGCATAACGAAAATATGAATGAATTTATTTGTAGTACTTGTGGGAAAGAGTTTAGAGCAGAAAATTCTTTATATGAGCATTATCTTTTCGTTCATAAAGGTGCACGACCTCATATCTGCGAATTGTGTGGTAAATCGTTTCAGTTAAAAGCTAGATTAAAAGAACATCATCGAACTCACACAGGTGAACGACCGTATCAGTGTGAGATCTGTGGTCAACGATGTAGAACTACAAATGCCTTAAAACTTCAtagaaaaattcatttttctcAGAATAGGTATACTTGCAATATATGTAATAAGTCATTTagtaaaaaacaaaatatgaaTGAACATTTAGAGAAACATTGGAAAAATGATAAAAGCGTAACATTACCGCAATTATTTACATGTCCAATTTGTTTAGAAAATTTTCCAACATATCGTATGCTGAAATATCATATGATGGAagttcataaaataaataatcaggATCCAATTCTAACAGTACAGAAACCATGGTATGAGTGCTCTGAATGTCATGAAAAGTTTAAACATCAAATGTCTTTAAAGGCACATAAAGAGAAAGTTCATGAAGGTAGAATAAATCTGACCTATCAGTGTGATATATGTAATGCTATATATAGAGTTAAACAACTTCTAGTGAATCACATTAAAAGTAAACATAATGGAGAGAAACGTTATAAATGTGCACAATGTGAAAAAGGATTTAATGATACCAAATCTTTATACAATCATGTATTATTGCATACTGGTAAAAAGCCATTTGCTTGTGAATATTGTAATATGAGCTTCAGGAGAAAAGATTCCAGAGATCATCATCGTAGAAAGCATACAGGTGAACAGCCTTATCAATGTCCAGATTGTGGTGAATCATTTTCTACTTACAATAATCGCTCCAAACATCGAAAACGGGAACATggagaaggagaaggagaaggagaaggagaaggagaagcAGAAGGAGAAGCAGAAGGAGAAGGAGGAGATCCTGAATGTCCTGAATGCGGGGAAAAATGCAATAATCAACAAGAAATTAGAATTCATTTAAACAAACATCTTGgagagaaattaaaaaaattacaaaGCATAAAATCTGAAGAGATTTAA
- the Grip75 gene encoding gamma-tubulin complex component 4, translated as MLHEVLLSLWGCSTNALQILETDTIDLEKYLHPGERALLKKILDIVEECNIIRNFIQECTTSHISKSSDEIQSIPQGLYLQALCEGMDQALEPFREEIVDLENTVLRDSYTPLSLILCRVQKYICLFSVLNSIIREIRTQKIHGCKLLQCLHQNMHTGIPEVKLALEKMACCIHIVFYKHLTSWLLYGHLEDIYNEFFIQKISDGQNSLILAENKNNIVETVNAKFTADMWDYDIQIDLLPSYIRPSLASKILTIGQTVIMFGNDPRQKKDFAVVNQTESSIWGDKEYEYFRKLQNLQKKPIFNIVEFERTIDELKQCITELLWRVAVEEAQLVQQLKLVKDFFLMGRGDLFLEFIRLTAHILNKCPTNHTSRDINLAFQIALRKMHLNDENAMDSFNFIVPVPVEENEDIEIEGAEFTEKEREDPIERRGWGVISLKYKVIWPLHLLFSPTALNDYNTLFRFLLRVKKTQIDLWNLWSEHMYYKNIDIGVIQLRNNLIFIIDNLQYYLQVDVLESQYTIMETNMKNTRNFEDVQKAHSIFLANVMSQTFLLGSSSERKNPVNKLIKLLLRLCDDFILQASMWKVGNLLLTEKEELKTLSDTLESLMNWLTKTLNRVRAQPSGEHLAQLLLRLDFNRWFSKKM; from the exons ATGTTGCACGAAGTATTGTTGTCACTATGGGGATGTTCGACCAATGCTTTACAAATATTGGAAACAGAT ACTATAGACCTCGAAAAATATTTACATCCTGGGGAACGTGCattacttaaaaaaatattggATATAGTTGAAGAATGCAATATTATCAGAAACTTTATCCAAGAATGTACTACATCACATATCTCAAAATCCAGTGATG aAATACAAAGTATACCTCAAGGTCTATACTTACAAGCTCTTTGTGAAGGAATGGATCAAGCTTTGGAACCATTTCGTGAGGAAATTGTGGATTTAGAAAATACAGTCCTTCGTGATAGCTATACTCCATTATCATTAATTCTTTGCCGTGTCCAAAAATACATATGTTTATTTTCTGTATTAAATTCTATCATACGAGAG atTCGCACCCAAAAGATTCATGGTTGTAAACTACTACAATGTTTACATCAAAATATGCATACTGGTATTCCTGAAGTAAAGTTAGCTTTAGAAAA AATGGCTTGTTGTATACATATAGTTTTCTACAAACACTTAACAAGTTGGCTTTTGTATGGTCATTTAGAAGATATATATAATGAGTTTTTCATTCAGAAGATATCAGATGGACAAAACAGCTTGATATTAGCAGAGAACAAAAATAATATTGTTGAAACTGTAAATGCAAAGTTTACAGCAGATATGTGGGATTATGACATTCAAATAGATTTACTCCCCTCTTACATCAGACCATCACTAGCATCCAAAATTTTAACTATAGGACAAACTGTCATAATGTTTGGAAATGACCCAAGACAGAAAAAAG ATTTTGCTGTAGTTAATCAGACAGAAAGTTCTATATGGGGAGACAAAGAATATGAATATTTTCGTAAACTTCAGAATCTTCAAAAGAAACCTATTTTTAATATTGTTGAATTTGAACGTACAATTGATGAATTAAAACAATGTATAACTGAACTTTTATGGCGGGTAGCTGTTGAAGAAGCACAACTTGTGCAACAACTTAAATTAGTGAAAGACTTTTTTCTTATGGGAAGGGGCGATTTATTCCTTGAATTTATTAGACTTACTGCACATATATTGAATAAATGTCCAACAAATCATACTTCTAGAGATATCAATTTAGCATTTCAAATAGCATTAAGAAAGATGCATTTGAATGATGAAAATGCTATGGATAGCTTTAATTTTATAGTGCCAGTTCCAGTTGAAGAAAATGAAGACATTGAAATAGAAGGTGCTGAGTTTACCGAAAAAGAACGCGAAGATCCTATTG AAAGACGTGGATGGGGCGTGATTAGTTTGAAATATAAAGTCATATGGCCTTTACATTTATTATTTAGTCCAACTGCTTTAAACGATTATAATACGTTATTCCGATTTTTACTAAGGGTTAAAAAAACACAAATTGATTTATGGAATCTCTGGAGTGAACATATgtattataaaaatat tGATATTGGTGTAATTCAATTGAGAAATAATTTGATCTTTATTATTGATAATTTGCAATATTATTTGCAAGTGGATGTATTAGAAAGCCAATATACAATAATGGaaacaaatatgaaaaatacCCGAAATTTTGAAGATGTACAAAAAGCACATTCTATTTTTTTAGCAAATGTAATGTCACAAACATTTTTACTAGGAAGTTCATCAGAACGAAAAAATCCT gtgaataaattaataaagctTTTACTACGACTTTGTGATGATTTTATCTTACAAGCATCAATGTGGAAAGTGGGAAACTTACTTTTAACGGAAAAGGAAGAACTTAAAACATTATCTGATACTCTTGAAAGTTTAATGAATTGGTTGACTAAAACATTAAATAGAGTTCGTGCACAACCTAGTGGTGAGCACTTAGCTCAATTATTACTGAGATTAGACTTTAATCGGTGGTTTAGTAAGAAAATGTGA
- the LOC143179764 gene encoding osteoclast-stimulating factor 1-like, whose product MHNCEQYSCSHGIIIIIIISMSTIMNVPVQTPAPPKSIWKPGKVKVVRALYKYTAQNADELSFDEGELLYVYDKDVEPNWWRAKCGNKEGLVPANYVEEQTEEIVLPLHDAARRGNLSSLKEYIKQGVSGTGLDSMGNTALYWAVHAGHLDCVKELLNIPNSVINIQNKLGETPLHVAASRGHTDIVNLLLQNGADSTIKNKDGLLAEQLSSELSIKNLIQLNQHHVNSQCGYTDDDYNDDSD is encoded by the exons ATGCATAACTGTGAACAGTATTCGTGTTCACATGgaatcattattatcattattataagcATGTCTACCATAATGAATGTGCCTGTGCAAACACCTGCACCACCCAAAAGTATTTGGAAACCTG GGAAAGTTAAAGTTGTACGAgcattatataaatatacagcACAAAAT gCAGATGAACTTTCCTTTGATGAAGGTGAACTTCTTTACGTTTATGACAAAGATGTAGAACCTAATTGGTGGAGAGCAAAATGTGGAAACAAAGAGGGTCTTGTACCAGCTAACTATG TTGAAGAACAAACTGAAGAAATTGTATTACCACTACATGATGCTGCAAGACGTGGAAATCTTTCATCATTGAAGGAATATATAAAACAAGGAGTTTCTGGTACAGGTTTAGATTCAATGGGTAATACTGCACTATATTGGGCTGTACATGCAGGTCACTTAGATTGTGTAAAAGAACTTTTAAATATACCAAACTCTGTAATTAACATTCAG AATAAATTGGGTGAAACTCCACTACATGTAGCAGCAAGCCGTGGACATACGGATATAGTAAatttattattacaaaatggCGCAGACTCTACAATAAAAAATAAGGATGGTTTACTTGCTGAACAATTATCTTCTGAGCTCTCAATTAAGAATCTAATACAATTAAATCAACATCATGTTAATAGTCAATGTGGGTACACAGATGATGACTACAATGATGACAGTGATTAa
- the Use1 gene encoding LOW QUALITY PROTEIN: vesicle transport protein Use1 (The sequence of the model RefSeq protein was modified relative to this genomic sequence to represent the inferred CDS: deleted 2 bases in 1 codon; substituted 2 bases at 2 genomic stop codons): MNSMTREEINIRRLLARCELMAKDDPHKDWKLEKYVLALDDMIKQLQTLPSKPSKDTMTGYIKRIDFLKGLINTTKLTNPVDKVVAVQMLSKNFTFNDSLGANITTQIHQKTSAKYNKELRTELFHTDKGKXILFHSKYIYXFSDSLFFIGLLEDGIRQRLSTTNMQDDDLDALLKYNRNIQEKIAENMLSMTSSMKEHALAANAIIKKDILLLDKSNNLTDVNTSKLKTESLKLQDHTTSHWRCWMWVMIVFVLVVFFNMALFMKVAKKKV, encoded by the exons atgaatTCGATGACCAGAGAAGAAATTAATATTAGGCGACTTTTAGCAAGATGTGAATTGATGGCCAAAGATGATCCTCACAAAGACTGGAAATTGGAAAAG TATGTTCTGGCCCTTGATGATATGAtaaaacaattgcaaacattaccAAG taaACCATCTAAAGATACCATGACAGGCTATATTAAGAGAATAGACTTTTTAAAAGggcttataaatacaacaaaactCACAAATCCAGTGGATAAAGTAGTTGCAGTACAAATGCTGTCAAAAAATTTTACGTTTAATGATTCACTGGGTGCAAATATAACAACACAAATACATCAGAAAACTTcagcaaaatacaataaagaattaAGAACAGAATTGTTTCACACTGATAAGGGTAAATAGATCTTATTTCATTCAAAGTACATT TATTAGTTCAGTGACAGTCTATTTTTTATAGGATTGTTGGAAGATGGTATACGACAAAGACTATCTACTACAAATATGCAAGATGATGATTTAGATGCattgttaaaatacaacagaaacatTCAAGAGAAAATTGCAGAAAATATGCTATCAATGACCAGTAGTATGAAGGAACACGCTTTGGCAGCAAATGCTATTATAAAGAAAGATATTTTATTACTTGATAAATCCAATAATTTAACTGATGTCAATACAAGTAAATTAAAAACAGAATCATTAAAACTTCAAGACCACACTACATCTCATTGGCGATGTTGGATGTGGGTCATGATAGTATTTGTTTTAGTTGTATTTTTTA ATATGGCGTTATTTATGAAGGTTGCAAAAAAGAAAGTATAA
- the Snx1 gene encoding sorting nexin 1: MADIKESPPLFDTNEAKVDDLDDDDEDIFASAVQDQSQLEDSSPYNGVSTIQTELPKLTLRDAPEENSFSSVSSPVPGPLSPPLGPMGSDIGDLHDVPINDNADALPTNIIQTQSVDTVPADSSDVFLKITVTSPQKIGDGMGAYVAYRVETKTNMPIFRKRNFSVIRRFSDFLGLHDKLTDKYLRNGRIIPPAPEKSVIGTTKIKMSGDKSQEQNSSSTEFIEKRRAALERYLNRTAAHPVLSVDPDFREFLEADMELPKATNTSALSGKGVMRLFNKVGETVNKITYKMDETDKWFEEKTSQIDSLDVQLRALHSAVETLTNQRRELATCTGATARSIAVLGNGEPGASLGRALAQLAETLEKVEVIRRAQSNSDLYQFGEMLRDYVALIGAIKDVFHERVKVFQNWQHAQMMLNKKREQKARLEQSGRTDKTSQAATEVIEWEAKVDRGQEEFDNISKVIKKEVERFELVRVEDFKKQLTEYLESMLQYQNQLIKYWESFLPEARAVA, translated from the exons ATGGCTGATATTAAAGAATCTCCGCCGCTATTTGACACCAACGAAGCGAAAGTCGACGATTTGGATGACGACGATGAGGATATTTTCGCGTCAGCTGTACAG GATCAGAGCCAATTGGAAGATTCATCTCCTTATAATGGAGTCTCAACGATTCAAACAGAACTACCCAAGTTAACATTGCGAGATGCACCAGAAGAAAATTCATTTTCATCTGTGTCTAGTCCTGTACCAGGACCTTTGAGCCCTCCACTTGGACCAATGGGTAGTGACATAGGCGATCTTCATGATGTTCCAATAAATGATAATGCAGATGCCCTTCCAACAAATATTATACAGACACAATCAGTAGACACG GTTCCAGCAGATTCATCTGATGTTTTCTTAAAAATTACTGTTACTTCTCCTCAGAAAATAGGAGATGGTATGGGTGCTTATGTTGCTTATAGGGTTGAAACAAAAACAAATATGCCAATATTTAGAAAGCGAAATTTTAGCGTTATTAGACGTTTCAGTGATTTCCTTGGCCTTCATGATAAATTAACAGATAAATATCTTAGAAATGGCAGAATAATTCCTCCTGCTCCAGAGAAAAGCGTTATTG GAACAACAAAAATTAAAATGTCGGGTGATAAGAGCCAGGAACAGAACTCCAGTTCTACAGAATTTATCGAAAAGCGAAGGGCGGCACTTGAAAGATACTTAAACAGAACTGCAGCTCATCCAGTGCTCAGCGTTGATCCTGACTTTAGGGAATTCTTAGAAGCGG ATATGGAGTTACCTAAAGCTACCAATACCTCTGCTCTCAGTGGTAAAGGAGTAATGAGGCTCTTTAATAAAGTTGGGGAAACTGTGAACAAGATAACATACAAAATGGATGAAACTGATAAA TGGTTTGAAGAGAAGACGTCGCAAATTGATTCCCTGGATGTTCAATTGCGTGCATTACATTCTGCTGTCGAAACTTTAACTAATCAAAGAAGAGAGTTGGCAACGTGTACTGGTGCAACTGCAAGATCTATTGCAGTTCTTGGTAATGGTGAACCAGGTGCATCTCTTGGAAGGGCATTAGCTCAGCTGGCTGAGACTTTAGAGAAAGTAGAAGTGATTAGAAGAGCACAAAGCAACAGCGATCTTTACCAATTTGGGGAAATGTTAAGAGATTACGTCGCACTTATTGGAGCAATTAAG GATGTATTCCATGAACGAGTGAAAGTTTTTCAAAATTGGCAACATGCTCAAATGATGTTAAACAAAAAACGGGAACAGAAAGCGAGACTGGAACAATCCGGTAGGACCGATAAAACAAGTCAAGCTGCTACTGAAGTTATAGAATGGGAGGCAAAAGTTGATAGAGGGCAAGAAGAATTTGACAATATATCGAAAGTGATTAAAAAAGAAGTCGAACGATTTGAATtagtgagggtggaagattttaAAAAGCAGTTAACAGAATATTTGGAATCCATGTTGCAATACCAAAACCAACTTATAAAATATTGGGAGAGTTTTTTACCCGAAGCACGAGCAGTTGCATGA